In bacterium, the genomic window GGGCCGTAGATCTCGACGACGCGGCCCTTGGGCAGGCCGCCCACCCCGAGCGCGACGTCCAGAGGCAGGATGCCGGTCGGGACGCACTCGACCTTCATCCGCGCGCTGTCCCCCAGCTTCATGATCGCGCCTTTGCCAAACTGCTTCTCGATTCCGGCGAGCGCCAACTCGAGGGCTTTCGACTTATCTGACATGGAGACTCCTTAACAGTCGGGAGAAGGGGTACGGCGTGCAGGCGCGACCGCAAAGCCACGCCAAGGTCAGCACACCATTGTAGCACGCAGCGTTCGAAAGCCCGAACGGGCGCCATTGAGCCATCCAAGCAAGGGTTGTTCAAATTCACCATAAAGCTCGGCCGATCCTTGGGCGTCCCGCCCATAGGGTCCGAGCGAGGTGGGGCTTACCATCAACTCATTACAAATCGTTACAAACCCAGTCCTCTTTCCAGCCCATCCCCCCCTCACGATAAAGGAGCGCGGCGATGATCGAAGCAGAAGTGCAACGCAACGATGAGATCCTCATGCAGCGGACCTACTACGAGCCGTCGCTCAGTCTCGAAATGGTCCTCAAGCAGCTCGAGATGTACATCGTCGCCGAGCAGCTCAACAACTGCGCCGAGTGCCTCCTGAGGGTGCGCTTCAGCAACCTCTCCAAGCAATAGGCTTTCTCCCGCCCGCCTTCCTCGGCGTGTGGGGAAAAGCCGACCAACTCGAAGCCTTTCCCCGTTCCGATCAGCCGAAGTGCTGGAAGGTGCGCGAGGTCTCGAGGCGCACGACGCGCCCGATCGCGTCCTTCAGGCTCGCGCCCGTCTCGCCTGCGCGACAGCGGCCCACCACCGTGCCCGTGGCCTGGCTTGCGGCGATCGCCGCAAGCGCCGCGGGGACGTGCGCATCGGGGCAGGTGAGGACCAAGTTGTAATCCTCGCCCCCGTACAGGGCCCACTCCAGCGGATCGACACCCGCCAGGCGCGCGGCCTCGCGGGTCTCGGCGGTGATGGGGAGGGTCTCGGCGTCGAGCTCCAGGTGCAGGCCGTTCGCGCCGGCCAGCCATAGGACCGAGCGCGCGAGCCCGTCGCTGTTATCCATCAAGGCAAGGCGTTTCCCCAGCGCCGAGAGGGCGCAGCCGGCCTCCACCTGGGGGATCGGGCGGCGGTGCGCTGCTGCCAGTGCCTCGCGCACCTGAGGTGCGAGGGGCTCGGCCTCGGCGGGGTGCTCCAGCACCCATAGCCCGGCCGCCGACGCCCCTACCGGCCCGGTCACGATCACGGCGTCACCAGCCTGAGCGTCGGTCCGCATGAGGGGCGCTCGCGCTTCGCCGACCACCGTGACGGCGATCGTGACGCCGTCACCCGAGCGCACGGTGTCGCCCCCGACGATGAAGAGGCCGTAGCGGCTCGCCAGCGCCTGGGCGCCCTGGTAGAAGGCTTCGAGCCACGCAAGGGGAACGTCGGCTGCCAGCGCCAGCGACACCGTCGCCCAGCGGGGCACGGCCCCCATACCGGCGACGTCCGAGACGTTGACCGCCATGGCCTTCCAGCCCAGATCCCATGGGGAGATGGTCGAGCGACGGAAGTGCACCCCTTCGACCAGCAGATCGGTGGTGGTGACGGCCTTGAGGCCCGCCGAGACCTCGGTCACGGCCGCGTCATCGCCGATGCCGACCCAGCCCTCGGGCATGGCCTGGACGCCGATGGCCCGGGCGATCGCCGCGATCGCGGCGTCCTCCCCCATGGATCCGACGGTTTGTGCTTCGGCCATCCCTGCTCCTCCAATCCGGGCGCCATCGCCCTGTAGCTTCACCCAAGATTAACCTATACTTGGGTCAGTTTTTCCCTCGCCTGCGCGATAACCTCAGAGAATCACCGCCGAACGGAGACGTCGCATGGTCCGAAGCCTCGCAACCTTGATCGCCGCTGCCGCCCTCACCGGGTGCGGTGCGAACGGCATGCAAGGCGCGCCCATCGGCGATGCGGCACCTCAGGTCGCCCAGGGCTGGCAATCGGTCAAGGTCGCCCCGGAGGGCACCGCGCCCTGCCTCGTTTCGCGCAAGGCCGGCGGCTACGCCCTCGCCTACGCCACCGACAAGCTGGGGGATCGCCACGTCTACTTCACCTCTTCGTCGGACGGCGAACGCTGGACCCCGCCGGTCGTGGTCGCCAAGGGTCCCCTGAGCGACGAGGCCCCCGCCCTCTGCGAGGACGCGTCGGGCACCCTCCACCTCTTCTTCGGATCCAACCGCACCGAGCGCTACGCCGTGTACGAGACCACCTCGACCGACGGCCAAGGCTGGAGCGCCCCCGAGGCCCTGCCCAGCGATCTCAAGGACGACCAGGACGGCAACTTCCCCGCGATCGCTCCTTTGCCCTCGGGCGGGCTTGCGATCGCCTACGAGACTTACGCCGGCATCCGCTTCCGCACCCGCAGCGCGCAGGGCAAGTGGAGCAACGGCGAGACCGTCGCCACCACCGCGGGTGAGCCCGCCCTGACGGCCGGCCCCGACGGCAAGATCACCCTCGCCTACGCGTCCTACCAGAAGCTCTACGTCCGCACCCGCACCGCCCAGGGCACCTGGACCTCCGCCTCGGCCCTGACGGGCGCGCCTGCCGAGAGCCCGGCGCTTGCCGCCGACGGCAAGGGCGGCCTCTGGCTGGTGCACGCTCAAGAGACGGGCGACTTCTTGAACCTGGCCGAGCGCAGCTACGCGAACGGCCGCTGGAGCGAGGCAACCGCATTCACCCTCGGCGAAACCGACGACCAGACTCCGTCGGCCCTCTTCTTGCCGGACGGAAAGCGCGCAGTGGCCTGGAGTTCGAGCAAGGCCGGACGAGCAAGCGGGCTTTACTTCGCACGATCGCAATAAATCGGCAAAAAACGCGCAAGGACGGGGCTTCCCGAGGGTATAACAACAGAGCAAGGGAAAGGACAGGAGCGAGCCAATGGCCACGATGCTTCAACCGACGATGCCGAACAAGCGCCTCTTGGGCGAAGTCCTCGTCGACGGCGACTTCATCTCCCACTCGGACCTCAACCAGGCCCTCGAGAAGCAGCGTGAGACCAACGAGCGTCTCGGCGAAACCCTGTTGCGCCTCGGCGTGCTCTCGGAGATGGAGCTCAAGGCGGTCCTCGCCAACCAGGCGGATCTCGACAGCCCCGACGCGATGGAGTCGGCCGAGGGCGTCCGTCATCGCCTGGGCGACATCCTTCTCAAGGCCAAGCGCGTCCAGCCCCGCCAGCTCGACCGCGCCCTCGAAGAGCAGAAGCGCACCAACGAGAAGCTGGGCGAAGTCCTCCTGCGCTTTGGCGTCATCACCGCCGCCGAGCTCGACGCGGTCCTGACCTGGCAGCAGGGCGCCCACTCGAACGGGACGACCGCCGTCAAGCTGATGCTCGGCGAGATCCTGGTCGCCACCGACGTCATTAGCCGCGACGACCTCAAGCGCGCCCTCGAGTCCCAGCGCCTCACCAAGAAGCAGATCGGTGAAATCCTGGTCGACACGGGCATGGTCAAGCCCAACCAGATCGCCCAGGCCCTCAAGATCCAGTCCAAGCTCTTCTCGGCCGCCCTCGTCGCGATCCTCGCCGCGGGCACCATGACCGGCTGCGGCGTGA contains:
- a CDS encoding DNA recombination/repair protein RecA, producing MSDKSKALELALAGIEKQFGKGAIMKLGDSARMKVECVPTGILPLDVALGVGGLPKGRVVEIYGP
- the thiL gene encoding thiamine-phosphate kinase — protein: MAEAQTVGSMGEDAAIAAIARAIGVQAMPEGWVGIGDDAAVTEVSAGLKAVTTTDLLVEGVHFRRSTISPWDLGWKAMAVNVSDVAGMGAVPRWATVSLALAADVPLAWLEAFYQGAQALASRYGLFIVGGDTVRSGDGVTIAVTVVGEARAPLMRTDAQAGDAVIVTGPVGASAAGLWVLEHPAEAEPLAPQVREALAAAHRRPIPQVEAGCALSALGKRLALMDNSDGLARSVLWLAGANGLHLELDAETLPITAETREAARLAGVDPLEWALYGGEDYNLVLTCPDAHVPAALAAIAASQATGTVVGRCRAGETGASLKDAIGRVVRLETSRTFQHFG
- a CDS encoding exo-alpha-sialidase, yielding MVRSLATLIAAAALTGCGANGMQGAPIGDAAPQVAQGWQSVKVAPEGTAPCLVSRKAGGYALAYATDKLGDRHVYFTSSSDGERWTPPVVVAKGPLSDEAPALCEDASGTLHLFFGSNRTERYAVYETTSTDGQGWSAPEALPSDLKDDQDGNFPAIAPLPSGGLAIAYETYAGIRFRTRSAQGKWSNGETVATTAGEPALTAGPDGKITLAYASYQKLYVRTRTAQGTWTSASALTGAPAESPALAADGKGGLWLVHAQETGDFLNLAERSYANGRWSEATAFTLGETDDQTPSALFLPDGKRAVAWSSSKAGRASGLYFARSQ
- a CDS encoding C39 family peptidase, encoding MATMLQPTMPNKRLLGEVLVDGDFISHSDLNQALEKQRETNERLGETLLRLGVLSEMELKAVLANQADLDSPDAMESAEGVRHRLGDILLKAKRVQPRQLDRALEEQKRTNEKLGEVLLRFGVITAAELDAVLTWQQGAHSNGTTAVKLMLGEILVATDVISRDDLKRALESQRLTKKQIGEILVDTGMVKPNQIAQALKIQSKLFSAALVAILAAGTMTGCGVTAPGIDATSQYGNNQHGAIVQYKAAPAQSAQSTDKVTVYQNGARVINNVPFFAQNSRDNTCAQAASAVLFNYWGVDVSYQQAVNESNRFNLGTTPATAQSYLKSKGLNVQPYRKGTVDFIKSLVDAGRPAMVILDYEGAVHWVVVVGYNDATDRLIIHDSISGPHSTMKVSTFEQRWQNKTMTGIPVVGGQNYEGVVFDVSK